TCGGTGCCGGCGGACGGGTCCGGCCAGCCGGAACTGCTGGTGCCCGGCGCCGAGTCCCCGTCGCCCCTGACCTGACGCGCGGGCCGACGCCGGCCCCCGGGGTTGCCCGCCCGGTCAGCAGCGTTGCCGGGGCGCCAGCCGCGTGCCGGCCGGCCCCGCCCGATCCAGGTAGGTCGACTCGGCGAAGGCCAGGAAGCGTTCGGCGTCCGCCGCGGTCGACGCCAGGCCGAAGGAGACGCGCACCGCGCCGCCGCTCGGCACACCCAGCGCGGACAGGTACTGGTCGATCGTCTCGACGTGGGCGAGCGGCGTGCGGCGCAGGGTGTGCCGCGTGATGCCGAACGCCCCCTCGCCCGCGCCCGGGTTGCAGAAGCAGCCCGTCCGCAGGGAGAACCCGGCGGCCGACGAGTCGATCGCGACGAGGCGTTCGTCGACGAGCGAACCGTCGGGCCGGCGGAAGTTGAAGGCCACCGTGCCACCGCGGCCATCGGCTGTCGGCGGCCCGTAGACCTCGACGAGCAGCTGCCCGGTGCGGTGTCGCAGCGCGGTCAGCCGCTCCAACAGCCAGCCGGTCAGCAGGCCGACGCGGGCGTGCACCAGGTCCACGCCGATCCCGTCGAGCCAGCGCACCCCGAACTCCACGTCCGGGATGCTCAGGAAGTTGAGCGTGCCGTCCTCGAACCCCGACTCGTCGTCCAGCGCCCGGTGCCAGTCACCCTGCACACTGACCGCGCGGATCGTGCCACCGGCGAACCAGGGCCGCCGCAGGCGCGCCAACGCGTCCCGCCGGGCCACCAACGCGCCGACCCCGGTGGGGTAGCCGAACAGCTTGTACCAGCTCAGGCAGACGAAGTCGGGGTGGACGACGCTGAGGTCCAGCCGGTTCGTCGGCACGTACGCGGCGGCGTCCAGCAGCACGTCGTAGCCGTGGCGCTGGGCCAGCTCCACCCAGCTCAGCGGGTGCTGCACACCGCTGAAGTTGCTCTGCGCCGGATACGCGAACAACCCCCGCGGGCCCGATCCGCGCCACCGTCGCGCCCGACCGGCCAGCCCGGCCGGACCGGTGAGCGCGGCGACCACGTCGGCCTCGGCCACCCGCAGGTGCGGGTCGGTCAGCGGGACGTACCGCACCGGTGCGCCCGCCGCGCGCGCGTACTCGCGGATGCCGTTGACGGAGTTGTGGTTGTCGCCGGTCAGCACCAGTGGCCGGGCCCGGCCGAACGCGTACGCCTCACCGACCAGCCGGCAGGCCCCGCTCGCGTTGGGCGTGAAGACGACCGCGTACTCGGCCGGGTCGGCGCGGAAGAAGTCCAGCACCGCCCGGCGGGCCGACTCGACCAGGGAACCGGCCGCCACCGAGGTGGGGTTCTCCGAGTGCGGGTTGCTGAACAGCCCGGAGAGCAGCCGGTCGTGGTGGGCGACGATCTGCGAGCGCGCGGCCACCCCGGCGCCGGCGTAGTCGAGGTAGACGTGCCCGTCCCGGTCGAGGTGGCGGTACTCGGTGGCGCGCAGGTCGTCGATGCGGGCCGTGGCCGCGTACGTCGGGTGGGCCGCCAGCGCCGCCGGGCCCGGGGTGGCCTCAGGCCGCATGACGGGACGCCTTGCGCGCCAGCACCGCCCACGCCCCGGCGAGGAAGAGCAGCGCGAACCCGCCGAGGACCAGCCAGTCGACCCAGACCGGGCGGGCGAAGGTGTCGCCATAGCTCGCCAGCAGCGGGGGACCGAGCGGCGAGGCCCCGTCGCGCCACAGCTGGGCGACTCCGGCGGTGTGGCCCAGCCCCTCGAACGCCCACCGGTTCGACATGGCGTAGCTCAACCAGCGCCCGCCCGCCGCCATCTCCGGCACCGGCAGGATCGCCCCGACGAACAGGACCTGCGGGAAGCAGAGCATCGGCAGCGTGAGCGTCGCCTGGGCGGCGTCGTCGACGGCCGCCGAGCAGAGCAGGCCGAGGGCGAGCGCGGCGGCCGAGGAGAGCAGCAGGGTCGCGTACAGCGCCGCGAAGTCGCCGCCACCGACCGGTGGCAGCCGGTCGGTGCCGCGCAGCACGCCGAGCAGCGCCACGTCCACCGCGGCGAGCAGCGGGAGCAGCACCGCCACCTTCGCCAGCAGGTACGGCCCGAACCGCACGCCGGCCAGCCGCTCCCGGCGCAGGATCGGCACCTCGGTGCAGATCTGGAGCAGGCCGTACGTCAGCCCGAAGAAGAAGCCGCCGAACGCGATCCAGAAGAGGATCATCACGGTGACGGCGGGTCGCGGGTCGGCAGGGTCGAACGCGCCGGGGCGGAACAGCAGCGCGAACATGCCGAGCACCATCAGCGGCGAGCCGAGCAGGATCGCCAGGGTGAGCCGGTTGCGGGCGACGACCTCGGCGTTGCGGGCGGTGAGCACCGTCCACTGTCGCAGCGGGCCGGGTGGCCGAGGGCCGGCCGGTCGGGCGCCGCCACCGCGCGACGGCGGGACCGGGTCCCGCCGTCCCGGGCGGTGAACCGGTCGGGCCAGGTCGCCGGGTCCTCCTCCGCGTCGAGCCGCAGGTAGACCTCGGCGAGGGTGCGCACGCCGAAGAAGTCCCGGGCGGCGGCCGGTGCGCCGACGAAGGCCAGCCGGCCGTCCCGGGTCAGGACGACCACCCGGTCGCACCGGTCGACGTCGGTGATCTGGTGCGTGGTGAGGACGACCGTCGCTCCGCCGTCGGCGAGGGAGCGCAGCGCCCGCAGCAGGTCCACGGCGATCGCCGGGTCCAGCCCGGACGTCGGCTCGTCGAGGAAGAGGACGCCCGGCCGGGTCAGCAGCTCCACCGCGATGCTGGCCCGCTTGCGTTCCCCACCGCTGAGCCGCACGACCGGCACGCCGTGGCGTTCGGTCAGGCCCAGCTCGCCGAGCACCTCGTCGACGCGTCGGGCCACCTCCACCGGCGGGGTCGCCGAGGGCAGGCGCAGCCGGGCCGCGTGGCGCAGGGTCCGCCGCAGGGGCAGTTCACGGTGGATGATGTCGTCCTGCGGCACGAAACCGACCACGCCGGCCGGGGCGACGCCGTCGTGGGACACGGTGCCCGCCGCCGGACCCCGTACGCCGGCGAGGGTCTCCAACAGGGTGGTCTTGCCCGCACCGCTGGCGCCGATGACCGCGACCAGCTCACCGGGCTCGACGGTCAGCGAGATGTCGTCCAGGATCCGGCGACCGTCGGGGGCCGCCTGGCCGAGGCCGACGGCCGTGACCCGCACGCCGGGCCGGGGTGGTGACACGAGCCGCTCGGTCGTCATGGGGGTGGCCAATCCGCTCGGTGGATCGTCGGTCGATCCGTGCCGTCGAATATGGCATCCACGCCACCCGATCCGCTGTCCTGATGACGACGATCATCGGGGGCGCGGAGTCCGGGCGCCGACCGAACGGGTCGGCGCCCGGGTCTCCGTCCGGTCGGTGCCGCGGCCCGGCCCGACCACGCGGCGCGCGGACGCGCGCCGGCATGGGGAGAGCGCGGCTCAGCCCTTGATCTCGCGGGGGTCACGGCTGCGCGGGTACGTGTTCCGCTCGCCGATCCGGCCGTCCTCGTTCTTGATCACGTGCTCGGCGTCGCGGTCCCGGGCCATCTCCCGACCCGCGCTCTCCGCCTCCGCCTTGGTGTCGTGCGTGCTGCTGGCCCGCTCGTTGCCCTCGGGACGGTTCTTCCACTGGCCGTCCTGGTGGTACGTGTCGATGTCACCCTTGACCATGACCTGGCCTCCCTGTTGGTGTGGTCAGGTCTGCATATCTGCCCTGGTGACTTCCCCATAAACCTCGCACACCGCCGCCGTCACGTCGTTGTCGTGTCGCGCGTGGTGCTCTCCAGGGCCGGCGGTTGCGCCGCCGGCCGGCGACTCCGGCGCCACCAGGGGGTGGCGAGGAGCAGCGCCGCGAGGACCAGGGCGGCGGCGAGTCCGAGCCACGTCGGCGCCGACAGCGGCGAGGAGTGGCCCGTCCCCTCGGGGTGCTCGCCCTTGACCGGCACCACCGGCCGGTCGTGCTTCTTCTTCTCCTCCGGCGCCACCAGTTTGCCCACCGCCGCGTGCCGGGGCAGCGCGAACCCCCAGTCGAGCAGCGCGCTCGCCTCACCCAGGCTGCCCAGCGGCGCGGTCTCCGCGCCGAGCAGGGTCACCACGAGCCGTCGACCGTCGCGTTCGGCCACCCCGACGTACGTCTGTCGGGCCAGGTCCGTGAAGCCCGTCTTGCCGCCGAGCGTGCCGGGGTAGCGCCCGAGCAGCGTCGTGTCGTGCGTGATCGAGAACCCGGGCGTGCCGGGGCGGGCCGGGATCTGCGCCACCGGTGCCGCCACGTACCGCCGGAAGTCCTCCCGAGCGAACGTGGCCCGCGCGATCAGCGCCAGGTCGTAGGCGCTGGTGTACTGACCCGGACCGTCCAGACCCGACGGTGTCGCCGCGTGGGTCTGGTGGGCGCGGAGCCGGCGCGCCTCGTCGTTCATCGCGTCGACCCCGCCCTGCCGGCCGCCGCTGCCGCCGCCGACGCGGGCGAGCACGTTCGCGGCGTCGTTGCCGGACCGGAGCAGGAGCCCCAGCCAGAGGCTCTCGACCGAGTACCGGCCGCCCGGGACGACTCCCATCAGCGAGCTGGCCGGGTCGAGGTCCCGCAGGTCGCCGCGGGTCACCTCGACCACCTGGCTCGGGTCGAGGCGGGGCATCAGGGCCGCCGCCAGCAGCAGCTTCTGCACACTGGCCGGCGTCCGGTGCGCGTGCGGCGCGCATCCACCCAGGACCTCACCGCTGGTGAGGTCGGCGACCAGCCACGACGTGGCGGTCACCGCCGGCGCCGCCGGGACGCCGGGCGGCGCGGCGAGCCCCGCCGTGGCCATGGCCGGCCCACCGACCGCGGCCTGGGCGGGATTGACCGCCGGCGGTGAGGGTACGGCCGGCGGCGGCACCGGCGGCTTCACCGTCGGACAACGGACGTACGGCGCGGCAGCCGCCGGCGCGACCGCCGTCGCGGCCGACGCCAGCACGGCGCTGAGCGTGACGGCGGTAACACGGAAGATGGTCACGTCAACGTACGGTAATCGTCGTCGGGGTGCGGCCGGCGCGATTGGGAAAAGCGTTACCGGCAACGGATTCCGGAGCCCGGCGAGCAGGCGCGGCAGCGCCTTCGACGGACAAAGCAGACGTGCATCGCATTGCCGTCGGCGACTGCCGACAGTGGTCGCCCGGAGCGGAAAGTCGCGGCCGCAATGGGGTCTTTCGGGCCGACCCCGTACCGCTACGACGGGTCCCCGCGCACAAGGACCGGTCGCACGGCGGCCGGGGTGAAGGTCGCCGACCGTGCCGTCTGGGTGTGGACGGTCGCGCCGGCCCTGGTCGGACGGGCTGTCCGGCGGTGCCCGGCGCGGTCGGACTCGACCGGTCCCGTCCCCGATGTCCGATGCCGTCGGGTCGCCGCGCTCAGCGGGCCGCCTGGAAGGCGCGGCCCACGGCGGTCGCCTCGGTGCCGGAGCGGAAGAGCCCGGTCGGGTCCTTGTCGGTGGCGGGCAGGCCGAACCACGCGTACCGGTGCAGCCACGGCAAGCCGCCCAGCATCCGGGTCGCCGCGGTGAGGAACGCCGCCTGCTGCTGCTGCGTCGGGAACCGTACGCCGTTGGAGAAGTCGATCAGGGCGAACTCGGTCAGCCAGACGGGCAGGCGGTAGCGGTCGTGGACCGCCTGGAGGTACGACTTCAGCTGGTTGACGGCGTTGGCGGTGGTGAAGTCGCCCCCGTACCAGTGCAGGGCGATGAAGTCGACCCGGTACCCGCGCTGCCGGGCGCCCGTCATGAAGCGGTCGAGCCACTCGCCCGGCCGGTCCCCGCCCCACGCCACCGCCGGGCTGCCCAGCGTCAGGCCGGTCGCCTCCAACCGCGGCCACAGCTCCAGCGCCTGCTCCACGCTCATGTCGGCCTGCCCGCCCATGTCCGGCTCGTTGAAGCCGAGCAGGTAGCGACCGTTCTTGCGGGCCTGGTCGAGGTTGCCGGCGGTGACGCTCCCGGCCCCCCAGATCATCGGGACGAACTCGGCGTCCTTCGGGCTGGTGACGCCCGGGTGCCCCACGTTCCACGTGTAGTACCAACTCGCCTTCGAGCTGGCCAGGGCCTGGCTGACACCGTCGAAGGTCCAGACGCCGACGCCTTTGCGCTTCGACGTCACCGCGGTCACCGGTGGCGCCGAACGGGCCGTAGACCCCCGCGGCGAGGGCTTCACCGAAGGGCTCGCCGTCGGGACCGCCGTCGAGGCGGGCGCGGTGGCCGAGGGTGTGGTGGACTCCGGCGACGCGGACGGCGGCGCCTCGGCGAGCGGCGTCGACGCCGGCGCGGGCGCCGGGTCGGACGGCCGGACCCCGACGACCGCCGCCCCCGCGAGGAGGACGACCGCGACGCCGGCCGCGAGCGGCACCACCACCCGGTACGCCCGCCGCCGCGGTGCGGCGTGGACGCCGCGGGTGTGCCGGACGCCCACCCCCGCGGGCACGCCGTCAGGGGCCGCCAGCTCCGGGCCGGTGTCGGGTCCACCGTGTCCGGTTCCGCGCATCGTCTCCACTCCTCACCTGTCCGGGCACTGTTCGGCGCCGGCGGTCACCCCACCAGCGCCTCCCTTCGGGAGACCGGTGGCAGATGTCGAGATTACGGTTTTCCCACCGCATGGGTGGATCCGCGCGACCCGTCCCGGCTCCCGGCTGCGCTGGTGGGTCTGACCTCGGCCGTCAGGCCCGCAGGGCCGGCTCGTCGTCGGCCGCCGGCTCGTCGGGGGTCAGGCGCGCGTCGGCCGCGGCCTGCCCCTCGGCGTCGCCCACCTCCTCGCAGACGCCCGCGGCGTCCACCCAGTGCCGGTGCGCCTCGTCCGGGTCGCCCAGCGCCGCCGCGGCGTCACCCAGGTAGAGCAGGGTGCGGCCGAGGCCGGCCGTCGCCCGGGTACCCTCGCGCAGCCGGCAGCTCTCGGCGAGCATCTCGTACGCCTGCCGAGCCTGGCCCGGGCTGGTCCGGAGCAGCGTGGCACCGGCGTTGAGCAGGGCGGCGGCCCGACTGGTCGGGTCGGTCACCGCGTCGTACTCGCGCAGCGCCGCCCGCCACGCCTGGGCCGCGTCCAGGTGCTCGCCGAGCCCGGCGTGCACGAGCACCAGGTTGGTCAACGCGGCGGCGTAGCCGCGCGCGTCGCCGAGCGCGCGGAACGTGTTCGCCGCCCGGACCAGGTGGTGGTGAGCGGCGTCCAGCTCGCCCCGGGCCAGGCGGGCGGCACCCAACCCCAGGTCGGTGAGCGCGTGGCCCGCGCGGTCCGCCCCCGAGCGGTGCCGTCGGGACAGCTCCAGGTGCTCCACGGCGTCGTCGAGCTGCCCCAGGTCGAGCAGGGCGAGGCCGAGGTTCATGCGCGCCTGGGCGGTGCCGCGGCGGCCCCGCTCGGCCACCGCCAGGGTCAGTGCGGCGGCGGCGCCCTGCGGGTCGTGCCGGCGGCGGCGCAGCACCCCCAGCTCGTTGTGCGCCCAGCCGGCGATCTCCGGCCGGTCGTCGGCGGTCGGGGTCGCGAGCACCGTACGACACACCTGCTCCCACTCCGGCAGCCGCTCGGCGTGCGCCAGCCAGCCGCACAGCGCCACCGCCAGGCGGAACCACCACCGGCGTACGCGTCGGGGCAGGGTCTCCGCCGCGCCCGCCGGCACCCGCACCACCGCCAGCAGCAGCTCCTGGTGCAGGTCGAACCAGCCGTACGGGTCGTCGTCCAGTGGCAGCGACCACTCCCGATCCGGGGGTGCGCCCAGCGCGGCGAGGTTGGTGGCGTGCCGTTCGGCCCGCCGGGCCAGGTGCCGGGTGAGCCGCGCCTGGGCCGCGACCCGGGCCCGGGCCGGTTCCGCGTCCCGCAGGTGCAGCCGCGCCAACCCGGCGAGCAGCGGCCGGATCTCGTAGCGGTCACCGGGTGCGCCCACCACGAACGCCCCGGCGGCCAGCTCGTCGAGCAGCGCGGCGACCTGCTCCGGCCGGCGCCGGGCCAGCGCGGCGATCGCAGGCCGGTCCACCGGGGCGGGGCTCAGTGACATCAGCCGGTAGAGCCGGCGCGCCTGCCCCGACAGTGCCCGGTAGGCGGTGTCCCGCTCGGTGACCAGCCGTGCGGCGGGGGAGACCGTGATCCGCTGGTGCGGGGGTGTCTGCACGGCCCGGCGCAGCGCGTCCAGCACGTCGGCGTGCCGCCAACCGTGCTGGGCGGTGCGGTAGCCCAACGCGCGCACCGTACGCGGCTGCCGCCCGCACAGGTCCACGATGGACCGCACGGCCGGGTCGGTACGCGGGTCCACCCGTCGGGTGCGCGCGGCCGGGGCGGCCTGACCCGCGGCGGCGAACAGCTCGACCGCCTCGGCCGGGCCGGGCTCGGCGATCCAGTGCGCCACCACGCCTTCCAGGCCGGCCAGCGCGGGGCCACCGGCGAACAACAGCCGGCAGTCACGGGCGGTCGGTGGGAGCAGCGCCCGGACCTGCTCCGGACGGTCCACGTTGTCCAGCACCAGCAGCATCCGCCGCCCGTCGAGGTGGCGGCGCAGCGCGTCGGCCGCCTCGGCCAGCGCGTCCGCCCGGCCGGACGTCGGCGCGGCGGTGCCCAGGATCCGGGCCAGCGCGGTGAGCACCTGCCGGGCCGACCGCGGCCGCCCACCGCGACGCAGGTCGAGGTAGAACTGGCCGTCGGGGTAGCTCTCCCGGCACAGGTTGGCCGCCTGCACGGCGCACGCCGACGTGCCCACCGCCCGTCGGCCCAGCACCGCCACGGCGTGCTCCCGGCGGAGCAACGCCATGATCGACTCCACGTGTTCGCCCCGGCCGGTGAAGCCGGCCGGGTACGGCAGCGTCGGCGCGCCGGTCGGCGTCTCCGCGACGATCTCCGTCGGCTCGGTGCCGACCCGCGGTCCGCCCCGGCGGCGGTAGACCTCCCACACCACCCCGCCGACCGCTCCGGTGACCAGCAGCACGATGCTCGCCGGCCCGAGCAGGCTGTCGGCCAGCTCGGACAGCAGGTTGCTGGCGATGTTGGCGAGCACCCCGCTCACCAGCGTGCCGACCGCCACCAGCACCGGCCAGCGGGGTGGGCGACCGCCGCCGGCGCCGGTGGGCCCGGTCACCGCACACCGCCGGAGACGAGCCCCGCCACCAGGTGCCGGCGGGCGAGGACGACCAGCAGCACGGGCAGCACCGAGGCGATCACCGAGCCGGCGGCCAGCGCGCCGCTGTTCGCGACGAAACCGCGGGTCTGTCCGGCGAGGAAGAGCCCCAGCGGCGCCGCGTCCGGGCCGCTGAACAGCAGGCCGACGACCAGGTCGTTCCACACCTGCACGAACTCCAGCACGGACACGGCGACGATCGCCGGCCGGTTGTGCCGGGCGAGCCGGCGCAGCGTGCCCCACCAGTGCCGCCCGCCGAGCCGCGCGCCGCGGACCTGCTCGGCCGGCAGGTCGGCGAACGCGTTGCGCAGGACGAGCACCGCGAACGGCACGCCCAGCGCCACGTGGACCAGGGCCAGCCCGCGGGCGGTGCCGGAGGAGAGGGCCACGCCCAACACCTCGTTGACCGGGCCGGCGATCGCCTGCACGGGCACGATGGTGGCGGCCATCAGCAGCAGGCCGGTGACCTGGGCGGTGGGGCCGGTCAGCCACGCCAGGGGGTACGCGGCGAGCAGCGCGACGCCCAGCACGGCCGCGGTCACCACGGTGGCCAGCAGCAGCGTGAAGCTCAGGGCGCGCCAGAGTTCCGCCCCGGTGACCACCTCCCGGTAGGAGTCGAGGCTGGGCGGGGTCGACCACCAGCCCTCCGCCGCCGCGTCCACGGGCCCGTGCAGCGACGTCGCCACCAGCACGCCGAGCGGCACCAGCCAGGCCACCGCGGCGGCGGCCGCGAGCAGCCGGAACAGCCGAGGCGGCGCGGCGGCCGCGGGGTCGGGCTCGGGCGGGTCGGCGGGGCGCGGCGGCGGCCACGCCTGCCGCACGAACAGCGCCGCGACCAGCATCCCGGCGACCACCGCCAGCAGCCACACCACGCCGAGTGCGGCCCCCTCGCCGGTGGTGGTGCCGCCGGAGGTCTGCCACACCCGCAGGGCCAGCACCGCCGCCTCGTCCCGGACCGAGCCGGGCGCCATCACCAGGATCAGGTCGAACGTCCGACTGGTGCCGAGCGCCACCAACGCGAAGACGACCGCGCCGGTGCGCAGCAGCAGCGGCCGCCACTGCGCGTCCCAGAGCACGTGCCGCCGGCCGCCGCCGTAGGCCCGCACGGCGTCGGCGAGGCTCGGCGGCACCCGGTCCAGCGCGGCCCGGAACACGAGCAGGGCGAGCCCCACCCAGGCCCACACGAACGCCGACATCAGTGCGACGGTGACCAGGCCCGGGCCGAGCAGCTGGGGCGCCTCCCCGGAGGACCGGCCGGTCAGCGCGGCGGCCACCAGCGTGGCCAGCCCCCGCGACGGGTCCGGGTCGTACATCAGCCGGAACGTGACCCCGGTGACCACCAGGGGCAGCGCGATCGGCGCCACCAGGATCAGCCGGACCAGCCCGCCCTCCTGGGAACGGCGGGACGCCACGGCGAGCAGGTAGCCCAGCCCGGTCACCACGGCCGGCACCAGCAGCGCCCAGAGCAGCGTGCGTCCCACCACCGCGCCGGTGCCGGGCGCGGCCAGCGCCGTGCGGAAGTGGGCGGCCCCCACCCACCGGCCGTCGGTGGTCACGCTGGCGTGCATCATCCGCAGCACCGGCCAGAGCACCAGCCCGCCGAGCAGCAACGCCGCCGGCAGCAGTAGCGCCGACGTGGCGCCCGCCGCCGGGTAGGCGCGCCCACGCCGCGGCGGACCGACGTCGTCGAGCACGGCCAACTCGCCGAGCACCGGTGCCCGGCTCATCGGCCACCGCCCGCGCGTCGGGCCGCCGCCGCCAGTTGCCCGGTGGCCCGGCGCACCGCCTCGGTGGCCCGCACCCCTGCGGTGACGTCCGCGAAGAAGTCCTGCATGATCCGCCAGATGCCGACCCCGTCGGACCCGGTGAACGGGCCCGGCAGCCGGTCGGACAGGTCGAACCGCAGGGTCTCGGCGGTGCGCAGCTCGCCGGCCAGCCGGCGGCGCATCGGGTCGGCGTAGCCCTCCGGCGGCACGGTCAGGTTGGGCGACAGGTAGCCGCCGGCGCGCAGCCACGGCCGGAACGCGGCCGGGTCGGTGAGCCAGCCCGCGAGGTCCGCCCCGACCGCGGTGAGGGCCACCGCGGCGTCGCCCCCCACGATGAGCGGCCCCCCGCCCGGGCGGGTGCCGGGGAAACGGAACGTCGACGGCGGCGACCCCCGCCGGAACCGGCGCACCACGTCGTCGACGAAGTCGCCCTCGAAGACCAGCACCGCCCGCCGGGAGTGGACCACCTGGATCACCGACTCCTCGTACTGGGTGAGCAGGGCTCGGCGGGCGCCACCCGGGAACGCGCCGTCGACGCTCCAGATCTCGGCGAGCCGGTCGAGCGCGTCACGCACCGGAGGACCCTGCCAGTCGGCGTCCGGGCCGGCGAGGCCGTCGTAGCCGTCGGGCGAGAGGTCGGCCAGCACGTTCTCGAACCAGTCGGTCAGCACCCAGCCGTCGGCCGCGCCGATCGCCAGCGGCGCGGGGCCCTCGCCGCGCCGGGCCCGGGCGGCGAGGCGGCGGGTGAGCGCCACGAGCTCGTCCCAGCTGCCGGGCGGCTGCGGCAGGACCGACGGCAGGTGCCAGAACAGCGACTTGTGCGCGGCCTTCACCCAGACCCCGTGGCGCTGCCCGTCGTCGGTGAGCAGGCCGCCCAGGTCGCCGGGCACGGCGTAGCCGGGCGCCGGGGCGAGCGGGCGCAGCCAGCCGCGCCGCGCGTACTCGGTGACCAGGCCGGGCCGGGGCAGGATCGCCACGTCGGGGCTCGTGCCGGCCAGGTGCCGCGCGCGCAGGAACGCGTCGATGTCGTTGCCGGCGCTGATCACGTGCACCGGCGCGCCGTAGCCGGCCACCACCTGGCGGAACCGCGCCAGCTCGCCGCCGCTCCACACCACGGCCACCTGGACCGCGCGCCGCTCGCCACCGCAGCCGGCCGCGACGGTCGCCGTGCCGGCGGCGACGGCCCGCAGCAACGTACGCCGGCGCACCGCGACGCTCATCGCGCCGCCGCCTCGGTGACCAGCGTGGCCCGGGTGGGGATCTCCGCCAGGGTCGCCGGGTCGGCGGTGCACACGAGCACGGCGACGCCCGGGGCGTCCGGCGGGGACAGTCGGGGGACGAGGTCGCCCAACCGCCCGCCGGCGGCCATCCCGGTCGGCAGGTCGACCACCAGCACCTCGGGCAGGCACGCGGCGGCCCGGGCGAGGGCGACCCGGAACCGCTGGGCGTCGGAGAGCAGGTGGGGGAGGAGCGCGAGCGTCGGCGCCAACTCCAGCCGGTCGATCACCGTGGCCGCCCAGTCGTCGGCCATCTCGCGCACCCGCTCGCGCTTGCGCTGGCCGTAGGAGATGTTGCGCCGCACGGTGAGCTGCGGCAGCAGCGCGCCGCCGGCCGGGACGTAGCC
This genomic stretch from Micromonospora krabiensis harbors:
- a CDS encoding ABC transporter permease, with protein sequence MSRAPVLGELAVLDDVGPPRRGRAYPAAGATSALLLPAALLLGGLVLWPVLRMMHASVTTDGRWVGAAHFRTALAAPGTGAVVGRTLLWALLVPAVVTGLGYLLAVASRRSQEGGLVRLILVAPIALPLVVTGVTFRLMYDPDPSRGLATLVAAALTGRSSGEAPQLLGPGLVTVALMSAFVWAWVGLALLVFRAALDRVPPSLADAVRAYGGGRRHVLWDAQWRPLLLRTGAVVFALVALGTSRTFDLILVMAPGSVRDEAAVLALRVWQTSGGTTTGEGAALGVVWLLAVVAGMLVAALFVRQAWPPPRPADPPEPDPAAAAPPRLFRLLAAAAAVAWLVPLGVLVATSLHGPVDAAAEGWWSTPPSLDSYREVVTGAELWRALSFTLLLATVVTAAVLGVALLAAYPLAWLTGPTAQVTGLLLMAATIVPVQAIAGPVNEVLGVALSSGTARGLALVHVALGVPFAVLVLRNAFADLPAEQVRGARLGGRHWWGTLRRLARHNRPAIVAVSVLEFVQVWNDLVVGLLFSGPDAAPLGLFLAGQTRGFVANSGALAAGSVIASVLPVLLVVLARRHLVAGLVSGGVR
- a CDS encoding extracellular solute-binding protein encodes the protein MSVAVRRRTLLRAVAAGTATVAAGCGGERRAVQVAVVWSGGELARFRQVVAGYGAPVHVISAGNDIDAFLRARHLAGTSPDVAILPRPGLVTEYARRGWLRPLAPAPGYAVPGDLGGLLTDDGQRHGVWVKAAHKSLFWHLPSVLPQPPGSWDELVALTRRLAARARRGEGPAPLAIGAADGWVLTDWFENVLADLSPDGYDGLAGPDADWQGPPVRDALDRLAEIWSVDGAFPGGARRALLTQYEESVIQVVHSRRAVLVFEGDFVDDVVRRFRRGSPPSTFRFPGTRPGGGPLIVGGDAAVALTAVGADLAGWLTDPAAFRPWLRAGGYLSPNLTVPPEGYADPMRRRLAGELRTAETLRFDLSDRLPGPFTGSDGVGIWRIMQDFFADVTAGVRATEAVRRATGQLAAAARRAGGGR
- a CDS encoding ATP-binding cassette domain-containing protein, translated to MRVTLRLRALVAVPGTGPVTLDVPAGRTAALVAPPRVGTAVARVLAGLAAPVAGRIVVGDRDVTDLPPPRRQIGYVPAGGALLPQLTVRRNISYGQRKRERVREMADDWAATVIDRLELAPTLALLPHLLSDAQRFRVALARAAACLPEVLVVDLPTGMAAGGRLGDLVPRLSPPDAPGVAVLVCTADPATLAEIPTRATLVTEAAAR